A section of the Rhodobacter sp. genome encodes:
- a CDS encoding NADH-quinone oxidoreductase subunit G, with protein MSELRKIIIDGREIEVHPAMTLIQACEVAGVEVPRFCYHERLSIAGNCRMCLVEVVGGPPKPAASCAMQVKDLRPGPNGEPPVVKTNSPMVKKAREGVMEFLLINHPLDCPICDQGGECDLQDQAMAYGVDFSRYREPKRAADDLNLGPLVETHMTRCISCTRCVRFTTEVAGITQMGQTGRGEDSEITSYLNQTLASNLQGNIIDLCPVGALVSRPYAFTARPWELTKTETIDVMDALGSNIRVDTKGREVMRIVPRNHDDVNEEWISDKTRFIWDGLKRQRLDVPYIREGGRLRKATWTEALELAGKRMKGARKLAGLIGDLAPVEAAFSLKTLVESLGGSVECRVDGSRVPAGNRSAYVGNATIADIDDAQMILLIGTNPRDEAPVLNARIRKAWLKGAKVALIGAPADLTYDYSHIGTDRAALAALAAMDHAEKQGVRGVMIVGQGALREADGAAVLGTCMTMAEAAGSKFMVLHTAAGRVGALDVGAVTEGGLQAATEGADVIFNLGADELDIDAGPFVIYQGSHGDRGAHRADLILPAAAYTEEAGLFVNTEGRPQLALRAGFAPGEAKENWAILRALSAEVKKVLPWDSLGALRTALVAAVPHLEGIDEVPENTWQPLPADSLGDASFRNVVADFYLTNPIARASGLMAELSALAKARGETALAAE; from the coding sequence ATGTCAGAGCTTCGCAAGATCATCATCGACGGCCGCGAGATCGAGGTTCACCCGGCGATGACCCTTATCCAGGCCTGCGAAGTGGCCGGGGTCGAGGTGCCGCGCTTTTGCTACCACGAGCGGCTGTCGATCGCCGGCAACTGTCGCATGTGCCTGGTCGAGGTGGTCGGCGGCCCGCCCAAGCCCGCGGCCTCTTGCGCGATGCAGGTGAAGGACCTGCGCCCGGGTCCGAACGGTGAACCTCCGGTCGTCAAGACCAACTCGCCCATGGTGAAAAAGGCCCGCGAGGGGGTGATGGAGTTCCTGCTCATCAACCACCCGCTGGATTGCCCGATCTGCGACCAGGGCGGCGAATGCGACCTGCAAGACCAGGCGATGGCCTATGGCGTCGATTTCAGCCGCTACCGCGAGCCCAAGCGCGCCGCCGACGACCTGAATCTGGGTCCGCTGGTCGAAACCCACATGACGCGCTGCATCTCCTGCACCCGCTGCGTGCGGTTCACGACCGAGGTCGCGGGCATCACCCAGATGGGCCAGACCGGCCGCGGCGAGGACAGCGAGATCACCAGCTATCTGAACCAGACGCTGGCGTCGAACCTGCAAGGCAATATCATCGACCTGTGCCCGGTGGGGGCGCTGGTGTCGCGGCCCTACGCGTTCACCGCGCGCCCGTGGGAACTGACCAAGACGGAAACCATCGACGTGATGGACGCGCTGGGGTCCAACATCCGCGTCGATACCAAGGGCCGCGAAGTGATGCGCATCGTGCCCCGCAACCATGACGACGTGAACGAGGAATGGATCAGCGACAAGACGCGGTTCATCTGGGACGGGCTGAAGCGTCAGCGCCTGGATGTGCCCTACATCCGCGAGGGGGGCCGCCTGCGCAAGGCCACCTGGACCGAGGCGCTGGAGCTGGCCGGAAAGCGGATGAAAGGCGCCAGGAAGCTGGCCGGCCTGATCGGTGACCTGGCCCCGGTCGAGGCGGCGTTTTCGTTGAAAACGCTGGTGGAATCGCTGGGCGGATCGGTCGAATGCCGGGTGGATGGCAGCCGCGTTCCGGCGGGCAACCGCTCGGCCTATGTCGGCAATGCGACGATCGCGGATATCGACGATGCGCAGATGATCCTCCTGATCGGCACCAATCCGCGCGACGAGGCCCCGGTTCTGAACGCGCGCATCCGCAAGGCCTGGCTCAAGGGGGCCAAGGTGGCGCTGATCGGCGCGCCGGCGGACCTGACCTATGATTACAGCCACATCGGCACCGACCGCGCCGCGCTGGCCGCGCTGGCGGCGATGGACCACGCCGAAAAGCAGGGGGTGCGCGGCGTGATGATCGTCGGGCAGGGCGCCCTGCGCGAGGCCGATGGCGCCGCCGTTCTGGGCACATGCATGACCATGGCCGAGGCCGCCGGTTCGAAGTTCATGGTGCTGCACACCGCTGCGGGCCGGGTCGGCGCGCTGGACGTCGGCGCGGTGACCGAGGGCGGGCTGCAAGCCGCGACCGAGGGTGCGGACGTGATCTTCAACCTGGGCGCCGACGAGCTGGACATCGACGCCGGGCCCTTCGTGATCTATCAGGGCAGCCATGGCGACCGGGGCGCGCACCGCGCCGACCTGATCCTGCCGGCCGCCGCCTATACCGAGGAAGCGGGCCTGTTCGTCAACACCGAGGGGCGCCCGCAACTGGCGCTGCGCGCCGGCTTCGCACCGGGCGAGGCCAAGGAAAACTGGGCCATCCTGCGCGCCCTGTCGGCCGAGGTGAAAAAGGTTCTGCCCTGGGACAGCCTGGGCGCCCTGCGCACGGCGCTGGTCGCGGCGGTGCCCCATCTGGAAGGGATCGACGAGGTGCCCGAGAACACCTGGCAGCCCCTGCCGGCCGACAGCCTGGGCGACGCCAGCTTCCGCAACGTGGTGGCCGATTTCTACCTGACCAATCCGATCGCCCGGGCCTCGGGGCTGATGGCCGAACTCAGCGCCCTGGCAAAGGCGCGGGGCGAAACCGCCCTGGCGGCCGAATGA
- a CDS encoding sulfotransferase, whose product MPADAPNLTPWPEGATLLLGIGAQKAGTTWLHAYLRTHPDCTSGPMKELHYFDGLDGDRKLGDRLRADALKRARANPGSAIRVSRLERLQAVCAAPDPGHHGYLSVVATPRLTPGKVALDFTPEYALVPDAVFRQMAALPGAKMIFLMREPVARFWSAVRMRAAKTVARDEDFETGARAVLDTMLAQGNTGAHLRSDYVATLDKLQHNVPQDQRLVLFFEDLFAQETLDEVCAFLGIATRPIDQTQPRNEGQKADMRPDQVAALTALLRPQYETVNRLCGGNLPQAWHARFAARANVA is encoded by the coding sequence ATGCCCGCCGACGCCCCGAACCTCACGCCTTGGCCGGAAGGAGCGACGCTCCTTCTGGGTATTGGCGCGCAAAAGGCGGGGACGACCTGGCTGCATGCCTATTTGCGCACCCATCCCGACTGCACCTCGGGGCCGATGAAGGAACTGCACTATTTCGACGGGCTGGACGGCGACCGGAAGCTGGGCGACCGGCTGCGGGCGGATGCCCTGAAACGGGCCCGCGCCAATCCCGGCAGCGCGATCCGGGTGAGTCGGCTGGAACGGCTGCAAGCGGTCTGCGCGGCCCCCGATCCGGGGCACCATGGCTACCTTTCGGTCGTTGCGACGCCGCGCCTGACCCCGGGCAAGGTGGCGCTCGATTTCACGCCGGAATATGCGCTGGTCCCGGACGCGGTGTTCCGTCAGATGGCGGCGCTGCCCGGTGCGAAGATGATCTTCCTGATGCGCGAACCGGTGGCGCGATTCTGGTCGGCGGTGCGGATGCGCGCGGCAAAGACCGTCGCCAGGGACGAGGATTTCGAAACCGGCGCGCGCGCGGTTCTGGACACGATGCTGGCCCAGGGCAATACCGGCGCGCACCTGCGCAGCGACTATGTCGCCACGCTGGACAAGCTTCAGCACAACGTGCCGCAGGACCAGCGCCTGGTGCTGTTCTTCGAGGATCTCTTTGCGCAGGAAACGCTGGACGAGGTCTGCGCCTTTCTGGGCATTGCGACCCGCCCGATCGACCAGACCCAACCCCGCAACGAGGGGCAGAAGGCGGACATGCGGCCCGATCAGGTCGCGGCGCTGACGGCGCTCTTGCGTCCGCAATACGAAACGGTGAACCGGTTGTGCGGCGGGAACCTGCCGCAGGCCTGGCACGCGCGATTCGCCGCCCGGGCGAATGTGGCATGA
- a CDS encoding NADH-quinone oxidoreductase subunit B, producing MGVMTGANTAGADREVATAALNAELQDKGFLLTTTADIINWARNGSLHWMTFGLACCAVEMMHTSMPRYDLERFGTAPRASPRQSDLMIVAGTLTNKMAPALRKVYDQMPEPRYVISMGSCANGGGYYHYSYSVVRGCDRIVPVDIYVPGCPPTAEALLYGILQLQRKIRRTGTLIR from the coding sequence ATGGGAGTGATGACTGGCGCCAACACGGCGGGCGCCGACCGCGAGGTCGCCACCGCCGCCCTGAACGCCGAGCTTCAGGACAAGGGCTTCCTGCTGACCACGACCGCCGACATCATCAACTGGGCGCGCAACGGCTCGCTGCACTGGATGACCTTCGGACTGGCCTGCTGCGCGGTCGAGATGATGCACACCTCGATGCCGCGCTATGACCTCGAACGCTTCGGCACGGCGCCGCGTGCCAGCCCGCGGCAGTCGGATCTGATGATCGTCGCCGGCACGCTGACCAACAAGATGGCGCCCGCCCTGCGCAAGGTCTACGACCAGATGCCCGAGCCGCGCTACGTCATCTCGATGGGGTCGTGCGCCAATGGCGGCGGCTATTACCACTATTCCTATTCGGTGGTGCGGGGCTGCGACCGGATCGTGCCGGTGGACATCTACGTTCCCGGCTGCCCGCCCACCGCCGAGGCGCTGCTTTACGGCATCCTTCAGTTGCAGCGGAAGATCCGCCGCACCGGCACCCTGATCCGCTGA
- a CDS encoding NADH-quinone oxidoreductase subunit C, whose protein sequence is MSDEALQELGAYISVKQPDAVLDARVAFGELTLTVTAASLPALVRFLKTDETCKFSSLVDITAVDHPERRARFDVVYHLLSMYRNQRIRLKAAVREDEMVPSIVTEHPSANWFEREVFDMFGILFSGHPDLRRILTDYGFRGHPLRKDFPTTGYVEVRYDEAAKRVVYEPVKLVQDYRQFDFMSPWEGAHYILPGDERAK, encoded by the coding sequence ATGTCCGACGAAGCCCTGCAAGAACTCGGCGCCTATATCAGCGTCAAGCAACCCGACGCGGTCCTGGACGCGCGCGTCGCCTTCGGCGAGCTCACGCTGACCGTCACCGCGGCCAGTCTGCCGGCGCTGGTGCGCTTCCTCAAGACGGACGAGACCTGCAAGTTCTCGTCCCTGGTGGACATCACCGCCGTCGATCACCCCGAGCGCCGCGCGCGCTTCGACGTGGTCTATCACCTCCTCAGCATGTATCGGAACCAGCGCATCCGCCTGAAGGCGGCCGTGCGCGAGGACGAGATGGTGCCCTCGATCGTGACCGAGCACCCCTCGGCCAACTGGTTCGAGCGCGAGGTGTTCGACATGTTCGGCATTCTCTTCTCGGGCCACCCCGACCTGCGCCGCATCCTGACCGACTACGGCTTTCGCGGGCACCCGCTGCGCAAGGATTTCCCGACCACCGGCTATGTCGAGGTCCGTTACGACGAAGCCGCCAAACGCGTCGTCTATGAACCCGTGAAGCTGGTGCAGGACTATCGCCAGTTCGATTTCATGTCGCCCTGGGAAGGCGCGCATTACATCCTGCCCGGCGACGAAAGAGCCAAGTGA
- a CDS encoding DUF5333 domain-containing protein, whose product MKRLLLIPLFALALAAPVQAATQEEINATLAGDPQVWGGLYTLALADQIRANCPAIEARTLRATSFVWSVYNRARDHGYSRAEIRAFQTHATTEARLRAEIGAYFARHGVREGQPDTYCALGHAEIAAGTEAGELLRAR is encoded by the coding sequence ATGAAACGTCTGCTGCTGATCCCGCTGTTCGCCCTTGCCCTCGCCGCGCCGGTCCAGGCCGCGACGCAAGAGGAAATCAACGCCACCCTGGCCGGCGATCCGCAGGTCTGGGGCGGGCTCTACACCCTGGCGCTGGCCGATCAGATCCGGGCCAACTGCCCCGCGATCGAGGCCCGCACCCTGCGCGCCACCAGCTTTGTGTGGAGCGTCTACAACCGGGCGCGCGACCACGGCTATTCCCGGGCCGAGATCCGCGCCTTTCAGACCCACGCCACCACCGAGGCGCGTCTGCGCGCCGAGATAGGGGCCTATTTCGCGCGCCACGGTGTGCGCGAGGGACAGCCCGACACCTATTGCGCGCTCGGCCATGCCGAGATCGCGGCCGGCACCGAGGCCGGTGAACTTCTGAGAGCAAGGTAA
- the nuoH gene encoding NADH-quinone oxidoreductase subunit NuoH: MADFFTNTYLGMLLVIIGQVLLIVVPLLVALAFLMYADRKIWAAVQMRRGPNIVGAFGLLQSFADFIKYIVKEVIFPAGADRAVFLLAPMVSLVMALVAWAVIPFDDGWVLSDVNVAILYIFAISSLEVYGVIMGGWASNSKYPFLGSLRSAAQMISYEVSIGLIIIGVIISTGSMNLSDIVHAQQGNYGLLNWYFIPHLPMMVLFFISALAETNRPPFDLPEAESELVAGYQVEYSSTPFLLFMIGELVAVVLMCALVSLLFFGGWLSPIPGLPDGIHWMILKMLAAFFVFSMVKAIVPRYRYDQLMRIGWKVFLPMSLGWVVLVAFLAKFEVLGGFWARWAIGG; encoded by the coding sequence ATGGCTGACTTCTTTACCAATACCTACCTGGGGATGCTCCTGGTGATCATCGGCCAGGTCCTGCTGATCGTCGTGCCGCTTCTGGTTGCGCTGGCGTTTTTGATGTATGCCGACCGCAAGATCTGGGCCGCGGTCCAGATGCGCCGGGGGCCGAACATCGTCGGCGCCTTTGGTCTGCTGCAAAGCTTTGCCGATTTCATCAAGTATATCGTCAAGGAAGTGATCTTTCCCGCCGGGGCGGATCGCGCGGTGTTCCTGCTGGCGCCGATGGTGTCGCTGGTCATGGCGCTGGTCGCCTGGGCGGTGATCCCGTTCGACGACGGCTGGGTGCTGTCGGACGTCAATGTCGCGATCCTCTATATCTTCGCGATCTCGTCGCTCGAGGTGTATGGCGTCATCATGGGCGGCTGGGCGTCGAACTCGAAATACCCGTTCCTGGGCAGCCTGCGCTCGGCCGCGCAGATGATCAGCTACGAGGTGTCGATCGGTCTGATCATCATCGGCGTGATCATCTCGACCGGGTCGATGAACCTCAGCGACATCGTGCACGCGCAGCAGGGCAATTACGGGCTGCTGAACTGGTATTTCATCCCGCATCTGCCGATGATGGTGCTGTTCTTCATCTCGGCGCTGGCGGAAACGAACCGCCCGCCGTTCGACCTGCCCGAGGCCGAATCGGAACTGGTCGCGGGGTATCAGGTCGAATACTCCTCGACCCCGTTCCTGCTGTTCATGATCGGCGAACTGGTCGCGGTGGTGCTGATGTGCGCGCTGGTCTCGCTCTTGTTCTTTGGCGGCTGGCTGTCGCCGATCCCGGGCCTGCCCGACGGCATCCACTGGATGATCCTGAAGATGCTGGCCGCGTTCTTCGTCTTCTCGATGGTGAAGGCCATCGTGCCGCGCTACCGCTACGACCAACTGATGCGGATCGGCTGGAAAGTGTTCCTGCCGATGTCGCTGGGCTGGGTCGTTCTGGTGGCGTTTCTTGCGAAATTTGAGGTGCTTGGCGGATTCTGGGCCCGCTGGGCGATCGGAGGCTGA
- the nuoF gene encoding NADH-quinone oxidoreductase subunit NuoF has product MLKDQDRIFTNIYGMHDRSLKGAMARGHWDGTKDIIAKGRDWIVNEMKQSGLRGRGGAGFPTGLKWSFMPKESDGRPAYLVVNADESEPGTCKDREIMRHDPHTLVEGCLIASFAMGAHACYIYIRGEYIREREALQAAIDEAYEAGLLGRNAARSGWDFDLYLHHGAGAYICGEETALLESLEGRKGMPRMKPPFPAGAGLYGCPTTVNNVESIAVVPTILRRGGAWFAGFGRPNNAGTKLFAISGHVNNPCVVEEAMSIPFEELIEKHCGGIRGGWDNLLAVIPGGSSVPCVRGEKMRDAVMDFDYLRNDLQSGLGTAAVIVMDKSTDIVKAIWRLSSFYKHESCGQCTPCREGTGWMMRVMDRLVKGEAEIEEIDMLLSVTKQVEGHTICALGDAAAWPIQGLIRNFRDVIEDRIRARKTGRVSAVAAE; this is encoded by the coding sequence ATGCTTAAGGATCAGGACCGGATCTTTACCAACATCTACGGGATGCACGACCGTTCGCTGAAAGGCGCAATGGCGCGCGGGCACTGGGATGGCACCAAGGACATCATCGCCAAGGGCCGCGACTGGATCGTCAACGAGATGAAGCAGTCGGGCTTGCGCGGGCGCGGGGGCGCTGGCTTCCCGACCGGGTTGAAATGGTCCTTCATGCCCAAGGAATCGGACGGGCGCCCGGCCTATCTGGTGGTCAACGCCGACGAATCCGAACCCGGCACCTGCAAGGACCGCGAGATCATGCGCCACGACCCGCATACGCTGGTCGAGGGCTGCCTGATCGCCTCGTTCGCGATGGGGGCGCACGCCTGCTACATCTACATCCGCGGCGAATACATCCGCGAGCGCGAGGCCCTGCAAGCCGCCATCGACGAGGCCTATGAGGCCGGCCTGCTGGGCCGCAATGCGGCCAGGTCGGGCTGGGATTTCGACCTATATCTGCATCACGGCGCGGGCGCCTATATCTGCGGCGAGGAAACCGCGCTGCTGGAAAGCCTGGAAGGCCGCAAGGGGATGCCGCGCATGAAGCCGCCGTTCCCGGCCGGCGCGGGTCTCTATGGCTGCCCGACGACGGTGAACAACGTCGAATCCATCGCCGTCGTGCCGACCATCCTGCGCCGGGGCGGCGCCTGGTTCGCGGGCTTTGGCCGTCCGAACAACGCCGGCACCAAGCTGTTCGCGATCTCGGGCCATGTGAACAACCCCTGCGTCGTCGAAGAGGCGATGTCGATCCCCTTTGAAGAGCTGATCGAAAAGCACTGCGGCGGCATTCGCGGCGGCTGGGACAATCTGCTGGCGGTGATCCCCGGCGGTTCCTCGGTGCCCTGCGTGCGCGGCGAAAAGATGCGCGATGCGGTCATGGATTTCGACTATCTGCGCAACGACCTGCAATCGGGCCTGGGCACGGCGGCGGTGATCGTGATGGACAAATCCACCGACATCGTCAAAGCGATCTGGCGGCTGTCGTCCTTCTACAAGCATGAAAGCTGCGGCCAGTGCACCCCCTGCCGCGAGGGCACCGGCTGGATGATGCGCGTCATGGACCGCCTGGTGAAGGGCGAGGCCGAGATCGAGGAAATCGACATGCTGCTGTCGGTGACCAAGCAGGTCGAGGGGCATACGATCTGCGCCCTCGGCGATGCCGCCGCCTGGCCGATCCAGGGCCTCATCCGCAATTTCCGCGACGTGATCGAGGACCGCATCCGCGCCCGGAAGACCGGCCGCGTTTCGGCCGTTGCGGCCGAGTAA
- a CDS encoding crotonase/enoyl-CoA hydratase family protein, which yields MTWQTITLDTDARGVATLTLARPDKHNALSAPMIAELSAAATALATDAAVRVVVLTGAGDSFCAGGDLGWMQAQMAADSATRAAEAGKLAAMLGALNALPKPVIGRIQGPAYGGGMGLLSVCDVAVGVSGARFGFTEARLGLIPATIGPYVLARMGEAMARRVFMSARLFTADEAVALGLLARAVAPGDLDAAIEAEVKPYLACAPGAVAASKALALRLGGAINRDQIAHSIGQLVSRWESPEAAEGIAAFFGKRKADWMP from the coding sequence ATGACCTGGCAGACGATCACCCTGGACACCGACGCGCGCGGCGTCGCCACGCTGACGCTGGCGCGCCCGGACAAGCACAACGCCCTGTCGGCCCCGATGATCGCGGAACTCTCCGCCGCCGCCACGGCCCTCGCCACCGACGCGGCGGTGCGGGTCGTGGTGCTGACCGGCGCCGGCGACAGCTTCTGCGCCGGGGGCGACCTCGGGTGGATGCAGGCGCAGATGGCCGCCGACAGCGCCACCCGCGCGGCCGAGGCCGGCAAGCTGGCGGCGATGCTGGGTGCGTTGAACGCCCTGCCCAAGCCGGTGATCGGCCGCATCCAGGGGCCGGCCTATGGCGGCGGCATGGGGCTCCTCTCGGTCTGCGACGTGGCGGTGGGGGTCAGCGGCGCGCGCTTCGGCTTCACCGAGGCGCGGCTCGGCCTGATCCCCGCGACCATCGGCCCCTATGTGCTGGCCCGCATGGGCGAGGCGATGGCGCGGCGCGTGTTCATGTCGGCGCGGCTCTTCACCGCGGACGAGGCCGTCGCCCTGGGCCTGCTGGCGCGCGCGGTCGCGCCCGGCGACCTCGACGCGGCGATCGAGGCCGAGGTGAAGCCCTATCTCGCCTGCGCCCCCGGCGCCGTCGCGGCGTCCAAGGCGCTGGCGCTGCGGCTCGGCGGGGCCATCAACCGGGACCAGATCGCGCATTCCATCGGCCAGCTCGTGTCCCGCTGGGAAAGCCCCGAGGCTGCCGAAGGCATCGCCGCCTTCTTTGGCAAGCGCAAGGCGGACTGGATGCCATGA
- a CDS encoding NADH-quinone oxidoreductase subunit A, with translation MDDLLREYLPIVIFLGIAIALGLVLMLSAMVIAVRNPDPEKVSAYECGFNAFDDARMKFDVRFYLVSILFIIFDLEIAFLFPWAVAFGDMSMTAFWSMMTFLAVLTVGFAYEWKKGALEWE, from the coding sequence TTGGACGACCTCCTGCGAGAATACCTCCCCATCGTCATCTTCCTCGGAATCGCGATTGCCCTGGGCCTGGTGCTGATGTTGTCCGCGATGGTGATCGCGGTGCGCAATCCCGACCCGGAAAAGGTCTCGGCCTATGAATGCGGGTTCAACGCCTTCGACGACGCACGGATGAAGTTCGATGTGCGCTTCTACCTGGTGTCGATCCTGTTCATCATCTTCGATCTCGAGATCGCCTTCCTGTTCCCCTGGGCGGTGGCCTTCGGCGACATGAGCATGACGGCCTTCTGGTCGATGATGACCTTCCTCGCGGTGCTGACCGTGGGCTTTGCCTATGAGTGGAAGAAAGGGGCCCTGGAATGGGAGTGA
- a CDS encoding NADH-quinone oxidoreductase subunit D, which translates to MDGSKGFSDARTGEQKIRNFNINFGPQHPAAHGVLRLVLELDGEIVDRCDPHIGLLHRGTEKLMESRTYLQNLPYFDRLDYVAPMNQEHAWCLAIERLTGTPVPRRASLIRVLYSEIGRVLNHLLNVTTQAMDVGALTPPLWGFEEREKLMIFYERACGARLHAAYFRPGGVHQDLTPQLIDDIEAWAEAFPKVLDDIDGLLTENRIFKQRNADIGVVTEDDIQRWGYSGVMVRGSGLAWDLRRAQPYECYDEFDFKIPVGKNGDCFDRYLCRMAEMRESTSIIRQAIAKLRAPDGQGDVLARGKLTPPRRSDMKRDMESLIHHFKLYTEGFHVPAGEVYAAVEAPKGEFGVYLVADGTNKPYRAKLRAPGFLHLQSMDHVASGHLLADVAAIIGTMDIVFGEVDR; encoded by the coding sequence ATGGACGGATCGAAAGGTTTCTCTGACGCCCGGACGGGCGAACAGAAGATCCGCAATTTCAACATCAACTTCGGGCCGCAGCACCCGGCGGCGCATGGCGTGCTGCGCCTGGTGCTTGAGCTGGACGGCGAAATCGTGGACCGGTGCGATCCGCACATCGGCCTGCTGCATCGCGGCACCGAGAAGCTGATGGAAAGCCGCACCTATCTGCAGAACCTGCCGTATTTCGACCGGCTCGACTATGTCGCGCCGATGAACCAGGAACATGCCTGGTGCCTGGCGATCGAGCGTCTGACCGGCACCCCGGTGCCGCGCCGCGCCAGCCTGATCCGCGTGCTCTATTCGGAAATCGGCCGCGTTCTGAACCACCTTCTGAACGTCACCACGCAGGCGATGGACGTGGGCGCGCTGACCCCGCCGCTGTGGGGCTTCGAAGAGCGTGAAAAGCTCATGATCTTCTACGAGCGGGCCTGCGGCGCGCGGCTGCACGCGGCCTATTTCCGCCCGGGCGGGGTGCACCAGGACCTGACGCCGCAACTGATCGACGACATCGAGGCCTGGGCCGAAGCCTTCCCCAAGGTGCTGGACGATATCGACGGGCTGCTGACCGAGAACCGGATCTTCAAGCAGCGCAACGCCGATATCGGCGTGGTCACCGAAGACGACATCCAGCGCTGGGGCTATTCCGGCGTGATGGTGCGCGGCTCGGGCCTGGCCTGGGATTTGCGGCGTGCGCAACCCTATGAATGCTATGACGAATTCGACTTCAAGATCCCGGTGGGCAAGAATGGCGACTGCTTCGATCGCTACCTGTGCCGCATGGCCGAGATGCGCGAATCGACCTCGATCATCCGGCAGGCGATCGCCAAGCTGCGCGCACCGGACGGGCAGGGCGACGTTCTGGCCCGCGGCAAGCTGACGCCGCCCCGGCGCAGCGACATGAAGCGCGACATGGAAAGCCTGATCCACCATTTCAAGCTGTATACCGAGGGTTTCCACGTTCCCGCCGGCGAGGTCTATGCCGCGGTCGAGGCCCCCAAGGGCGAATTCGGCGTCTATCTGGTGGCCGACGGCACCAACAAGCCCTATCGCGCCAAGCTGCGCGCGCCGGGCTTCCTGCATCTGCAATCGATGGATCACGTCGCCTCGGGGCACCTGCTGGCCGATGTGGCGGCGATCATCGGCACCATGGACATCGTGTTCGGCGAGGTTGACCGTTGA
- a CDS encoding DUF5337 domain-containing protein — MNRNNDQERQKRLVALVIAGSGLFWVVALALGDMLGWTQRTLAFFDLAALAGFTMGLWLLFGLWRARRDRKD, encoded by the coding sequence ATGAACCGGAACAACGATCAGGAACGGCAGAAGCGCCTCGTGGCGCTCGTCATTGCCGGGTCGGGTCTGTTCTGGGTCGTGGCGCTCGCCCTGGGCGACATGCTGGGCTGGACCCAGCGGACCCTGGCCTTCTTCGACCTGGCGGCACTCGCCGGGTTCACGATGGGGCTGTGGTTGTTATTCGGGCTCTGGCGTGCACGCCGGGACAGGAAGGATTGA
- a CDS encoding NADH-quinone oxidoreductase subunit E, translating to MLRRLHHEQPASFAFTPANQAWAEGQISKYPEGRQASAIIPLLWRAQEQEGWLTRPAIETVADMLGMAYIRALEVATFYFMFQLQPTGDVAHVQVCGTTSCLICGAEDLIAVCKDKIAAAPYTRSADGKFTWEEVECLGACANAPMVQIGKDYYEDLTAEKFAWILDELAAGRVPTPGPQNGRFASEPRSGLTALTEGERAEAHNGSVGRAVALGDTVKRIDGTEVPLLTPWRDGQDDKPRAATRADGKPVSPRLGAANTAKDADIAANAAKADAPAPAPAPAPAPAAAPAVAEADQRRPAALEAARGGQADDLKRIKGIGPKLEQLCNRLGFFHFDQIAAWTAQEVAWMDANLEGFKGRVSRDAWVEQARHLAQGGETEFSRRVDKGDVY from the coding sequence ATGCTACGTCGCCTGCATCACGAACAGCCGGCAAGCTTTGCCTTCACCCCCGCGAACCAGGCCTGGGCCGAGGGGCAGATCAGCAAATACCCCGAGGGGCGCCAGGCCTCGGCGATCATCCCGCTGCTGTGGCGCGCGCAAGAGCAGGAGGGCTGGCTGACCCGTCCGGCGATCGAAACCGTCGCCGACATGCTGGGCATGGCCTATATCCGCGCGCTCGAGGTCGCGACCTTCTATTTCATGTTCCAGCTTCAGCCCACGGGCGACGTGGCGCATGTGCAGGTCTGCGGCACGACCTCGTGCCTGATCTGCGGGGCCGAGGATCTGATTGCCGTCTGCAAGGACAAGATCGCCGCCGCGCCCTACACCCGCTCGGCCGATGGCAAGTTCACCTGGGAAGAGGTCGAATGCCTGGGCGCCTGCGCCAATGCGCCGATGGTGCAGATCGGCAAGGATTATTACGAGGACCTCACGGCCGAGAAATTCGCCTGGATTCTCGATGAACTGGCGGCGGGTCGCGTGCCCACGCCGGGCCCGCAGAATGGCCGCTTCGCCTCGGAGCCGCGGTCCGGGCTGACGGCATTGACCGAGGGCGAGCGCGCCGAGGCGCATAACGGATCGGTGGGCCGCGCGGTGGCGCTTGGCGACACGGTCAAACGCATCGACGGCACCGAGGTGCCGCTGCTGACGCCCTGGCGCGATGGTCAGGACGACAAGCCGCGCGCCGCGACCCGTGCGGATGGCAAGCCGGTCTCGCCGCGTCTGGGCGCCGCGAACACGGCCAAGGACGCCGATATCGCCGCCAACGCGGCCAAGGCCGACGCGCCTGCACCTGCACCCGCGCCCGCGCCTGCACCGGCGGCTGCGCCCGCGGTGGCCGAAGCCGACCAGCGCCGCCCCGCCGCGCTCGAGGCGGCGCGCGGTGGGCAGGCCGACGATCTGAAGCGGATCAAGGGCATCGGCCCCAAGCTGGAACAATTGTGCAACCGTCTGGGGTTCTTCCACTTCGACCAGATCGCCGCCTGGACGGCGCAAGAGGTCGCCTGGATGGATGCCAACCTCGAAGGGTTCAAGGGCCGTGTGAGCCGCGATGCCTGGGTCGAACAGGCCCGGCACCTGGCCCAGGGTGGCGAGACCGAGTTTTCCAGGCGCGTTGACAAGGGCGACGTGTATTGA